One Oreochromis niloticus isolate F11D_XX linkage group LG16, O_niloticus_UMD_NMBU, whole genome shotgun sequence genomic window carries:
- the vgll3 gene encoding transcription cofactor vestigial-like protein 3 → MSCLDVMYHQSYGAHYLPAAAYKATYYNHHHQQQQRKLSVYSKMQECMDQQQGGGRGILPREEVLQQGPSAPGAESGSRSSSDSELKDGTQPAETEYLSSRCVLFTYFQGNIGDVVDEHFSRALSQSSTFSGDTKPIRVTQPSVSTTAGLWKDGGSLTEGQGSSAWNNTYPSQSSSCIPAVSVSVHPGFSSSPVSFNHQDGALWAGHMLSQANLSPAATLPDSWTYSLNPQSTSGYPNVHDVYHSHPHIHTRHHHPMLHTYPAHSPALDPRFNSLLLPGVRSQSQTSTNTGGSPHSEGVKAEIEPSSNNNVTATSVTWTPSGLQGSLEAYDTALDQTKAKTSVWF, encoded by the exons ATGAGTTGCCTGGATGTGATGTACCACCAAAGCTATGGAGCGCACTACCTCCCAGCAGCGGCGTACAAGGCAACTTACTATAACCACcatcaccaacaacaacag AGGAAGCTGAGTGTTTACAGTAAGATGCAGGAGTGTATGGACCAGCAacaaggaggaggaagagggataCTGCCCAGAGAAGAGGTCCTCCAGCAGGGTCCTTCAGCACCAGGTGCTGAATCAGGCAGCAGATCTTCATCTGATTCCGAGTTAAAGGATGGTACTCAGCCAGCAGAGACGGAGTACTTGAGTTCCCGGTGTGTATTGTTTACCTACTTCCAAGGAAACATCGGTGATGTGGTAGATGAGCACTTCTCTCGTGCTCTCAGTCAGTCCAGCACCTTCAGTGGCGATACCAAGCCCATTAGAGTGACTCAGCCTTCGGTTTCAACCACCGCTGGCCTATGGAAAG ATGGTGGCTCTCTCACTGAAGGTCAGGGAAGCTCAGCTTGGAACAACACTTATCCATCCCAGAGCAGCTCCTGTATCCCCGctgtttctgtttcagtccaTCCAGGCTTTTCCTCCAGCCCTGTTTCATTCAACCACCAGGATGGAGCTCTGTGGGCCGGCCACATGCTTTCCCAGGCCAACCTCTCACCTGCAGCTACCCTTCCTGATAGCTGGACCTACAGCCTGAACCCCCAGAGCACAAGTGGTTACCCAAATGTTCATGACGTCTACCATTCCCACCCCCACATCCACACTCGGCACCATCACCCCATGCTTCATACATACCCAGCTCACAGCCCAGCATTGGATCCCAGATTCAATTCACTCCTGCTGCCTGGTGTTAGGAGCCAAAGTCAGACATCCACCAACACAGGGGGTTCCCCACACAGTGAGGGGGTGAAGGCAGAGATCGAGcccagcagcaacaacaatgtCACGGCTACCTCTGTCACTTGGACTCCTTCTGGTCTCCAAGGATCTTTAGAGGCATATGACACAG CTCTTGATCAAACCAAAGCAAAGACATCAGTTTGGTTCTAA